A single Gasterosteus aculeatus chromosome 2, fGasAcu3.hap1.1, whole genome shotgun sequence DNA region contains:
- the LOC120829150 gene encoding NLR family CARD domain-containing protein 3 isoform X5 — protein sequence MNQAEDPEDGVRPSEAPLCGEHDSQTKAQRTHQRLGPGPGLGSGPGPSCVSTKSNRSMSPPLLFKDVRPSVDARSHQQRGKSPEPRCLSIKSDQSMGHPLVFKDDQSMGHPLVFKDDQSMGHPLAFKDGRRSYDTEEDQESSDVPTGPSAQQHQTHMDSIFMLLEKNILTFVKNELKKIQKVVSSDYPECVEKEDEEVLDEEQRRSREAFVKISVHFLRRMKQEGLAEHLQSRLLAAVCQRKLKSNLKKKFQCVFEGIAKAGNPILLLNEIYTELYITEGGSAEVNQEHEVRQIETASRRPARPETTIRLEDLLKASAGGEEPIRTVMTKGVAGIGKTVLTQKFTLDWAEDKDHQDIRFTFPFTFRELNVLREKKFSLVRLIHHFFSETRAAGICRFEEFQVVFIFDGLDECRLPLDFHKNEILTDITELASVDVLLTNLIRGKLLPSARLWITTRPAASNQIPAECVDMVTEVRGFNDPQKEEYFMKRFRDEEQAISIISHIKTSRSLHIMCHIPVFCWITAGVLEELKTKDRGELPKTLTEMYIHFLVVQSKVKKVKYDGGAETDPHWSPESRKMIESLGKLAFDQLQKVNLIFYESDLTECGIDIRAASVYSGVFTQIFREESGLYQDKVFCFVHLSVQEFLAALHVHLTTFSSGVNLLSEEQTTSLESKRFKVNPEPTCLYQSAVDKALKSPNGHLDLFLRFLLGLSLETNQTLLRGLLTQTGSYSETNQETVEYIKEKISKNVSPEKSINLFHCLNELNDGSLVEDIQWFLSSGRLATGELSPAHWSALVFILLSSEEDLEVFDLKKYSASEEALLRLLPAVKASNKVLLSGCLITEEGCASLASALTSDPSHLRELDLSYNHPGDSGVKLLSVGLEDPHCKLETLRVEPDGVRWLRPGLRKYSCELTIDTNTVNKQLKLSDNNREVTHVVEVQSRPDHPDRFDSCLQLLCRTGLTGRCYWEVEWSGDVDLSVGYRGIRRKGYSYDCVFGLNDQSWSLMFSDEGYSVRHNKTETFITSSSSSSGRVAVYVDCPAGSLSFFRVSSDTLIHLHTFSATFTEPLYPGFGFRSWPGSGASVSLCPLQEGESPPGGEPSSLLTT from the exons atgaatcaggctgaggacccagaggacggagtccgtccctctgaagctcctctgtgtggggaacatgacagccagaccaaagctcagag gacccatcagagactaGGACCTGGACCTGGTTTAGgatctggacctggacccagctgtgtgtccacgaagagtaaccggtctatgagtCCTCCTCTACTCTTCAAAGATGTtcgtccctctgttgatgcaag gtcacatcagcagagaggaaagtctcctgaacccagatgtttgtccataaAGAGTGATCAGTCAATGGGTCATCCTCTGGTCTTCAAAGATGATCAGTCTATGGGTCATCCTCTGGTCTTCAAAGATGATCAGTCTATGGGTCATCCTCTAGCCTTCAAAGATGGACGGcgttcttatgacacaga agaggaccaggagagctcagatgTTCCCACAGGTCcatctgcccagcagcatcaaacacacatggactccatcttcatg ctgctggagaagaacatcctcacttttgtgaagaacgagctgaagaagatccagaaggttgtgagttcagattacccagaatgcgtagagaaagaggatgaggaggtgctggatgaagagcagaggaggagcagagaggcatttgtgaagatctcagtgcacttcctgaggagaatgaagcaggaagGGCTGGCTGAGcatctgcagagca gacttcttgctgcagtttgtcagcgtaaactcaaatccaacctgaagaagaagttccagtgtgtgtttgaggggatcgctaaagcaggaaacccaatcctccttctgaatgagatctacacggagctctacatcacagagggagggagtgcagaggtcaatcaagaacatgaggtcagacagattgaaacagcatccagaagaccagccagaccagaaacaaccatcagactagaagacctcctcaaagcctcagctggaggagaggaaccaatcagaaccgtgatgactaagggagtggctggcattgggaaaacagtcttaacacagaagttcactctggactgggctgaagacaaagaccaccaggacatacggttcacatttccattcaccttcagagagctgaatgtgctgagagagaagaagttcagttTGGTGAGACTtattcatcacttcttcagtgaaaccagagcagcaggaatctgcaggtttgaagagttccaggttgtgttcatctttgacggtctggatgagtgtcgacttcctttGGACTTCCACAAGAACGAGATCCTGACTGACATCACAGAGttggcctcagtggatgtgctcctcacaaacctcatcagggggaagctgcttccctctgctcgcctctggatcaccacacgacctgcagcatcCAATCAGATCCCTGCTGAGTGTGTTGACATGGTGACAGAGGTAAGAGGGTTCaatgacccccagaaggaggagtacttcatgaaaaggttcagagatgaggagcaggccatcagcatcatctctcatatcaagacctcacgaagcctccacatcatgtgccacatcccagtcttctgctggatcactgctggagttctggAGGAGTTGAAGACCAAAGAtagaggagagctgcccaagaccctgactgagatgtacatccacttcctggtggttcagtccaaagtgaagaaggtcaagtacgatggaggagctgagacggatcctcactggagtccagagagcaggaagatgattgagtctctgggaaaactggcctttgatcagctgcagaaagtcaacctgatcttctatgaatccgacctgacagagtgtggcatcgatatcagagcagcctcggtgtactcaggagtgttcactcagatcttcagagaggagagcggactgtaccaggacaaggtcttctgcttcgtccatctgagtgttcaggagtttctggctgctcttcatgtccatctgacgaccttcagctctggtgtcaatctgctgtcagaagaacaaacaacctccctggaGTCTAAACGCTTTAAAGTCAATCCCGAACCAACgtgtctctaccagagtgctgtggacaaggccttaaagagtcctaatggacacctggacttgttcctccgcttcctcctgggtctttccctggagaccaatcagactctcctacgaggtctgctgacacagacaggaagttactcagagaccaatcaggagacagttgAGTACATCAAAGAGAAGATCAgtaagaatgtgtctccagagaaaagcatcaatctgttccactgtctgaatgaactgaatgatggttctttAGTGGAGGACATCCAATGGTTCCTTAGTTCAGGACGTCTCGCTACAggagaactgtctcctgctcactggtcagctctggtcttcatcttactgtcatcagaagaggatctggaggtgtttgacctgaagaagtactctgcttcagaggaggctcttctgaggctgctgccagcggtcaaagcctccaacaaagttct gctgtcaggctgtctgatcacagaggaaggctgtgcttctctggcctcagctctgacttctgacccctcccatctgagagagctggacctgagctacaatcatccaggagactcaggagtgaagctgctgtctgttggactggaggatcctcactgtaaactggagactctcag ggtggagcctgatggagtccgatggttgagaccaggtctgaggaagt attcctgtgaactcacaatcgacacaaacacagtaaacaaacaactcaaactgtctgacaacaacagggaGGTGACTCATGTGGTGGAGGTCCAGTCAcgtcctgatcatccagacagatttgactcctgtcttcagctgctgtgtagaactggtctgactggtcgctgttactgggaggtcgagtggagcggAGACGTTGATTTATCAGTGGGTTACAGAGGAATCCGGAGGAAAGGATACAGTTATGACTGTGTGTTCGGGttgaatgatcagtcctggagtctgatgttctctgatgaaggttactctgtccgtcacaataagacGGAAAcattcatcacctcctcctcctcctcctctggtagagtagcagtgtatgtggactgtcctgctggctctctgtctttcttcagggtctcctctgacacactgatccacctccacaccttcagcgccacattcactgaacctctttatcctgggtttgggttcAGGTCCTGGCCTGGTTCTGgtgcctcagtgtctctgtgtcctcttcaggagggagagtctcctcctggtggagaaccttcctctctgctcaccacatag
- the LOC120829150 gene encoding NACHT, LRR and PYD domains-containing protein 3 isoform X2 translates to MNQAEDPEDGVRPSEAPLCGEHDSQTKAQRSHQQRGKSPEPRCLSIKSDQSMGHPLVFKDDQSMGHPLVFKDDQSMGHPLAFKDGRRSYDTEEDQESSDVPTGPSAQQHQTHMDSIFMLLEKNILTFVKNELKKIQKVVSSDYPECVEKEDEEVLDEEQRRSREAFVKISVHFLRRMKQEGLAEHLQSRLLAAVCQRKLKSNLKKKFQCVFEGIAKAGNPILLLNEIYTELYITEGGSAEVNQEHEVRQIETASRRPARPETTIRLEDLLKASAGGEEPIRTVMTKGVAGIGKTVLTQKFTLDWAEDKDHQDIRFTFPFTFRELNVLREKKFSLVRLIHHFFSETRAAGICRFEEFQVVFIFDGLDECRLPLDFHKNEILTDITELASVDVLLTNLIRGKLLPSARLWITTRPAASNQIPAECVDMVTEVRGFNDPQKEEYFMKRFRDEEQAISIISHIKTSRSLHIMCHIPVFCWITAGVLEELKTKDRGELPKTLTEMYIHFLVVQSKVKKVKYDGGAETDPHWSPESRKMIESLGKLAFDQLQKVNLIFYESDLTECGIDIRAASVYSGVFTQIFREESGLYQDKVFCFVHLSVQEFLAALHVHLTTFSSGVNLLSEEQTTSLESKRFKVNPEPTCLYQSAVDKALKSPNGHLDLFLRFLLGLSLETNQTLLRGLLTQTGSYSETNQETVEYIKEKISKNVSPEKSINLFHCLNELNDGSLVEDIQWFLSSGRLATGELSPAHWSALVFILLSSEEDLEVFDLKKYSASEEALLRLLPAVKASNKVLLSGCLITEEGCASLASALTSDPSHLRELDLSYNHPGDSGVKLLSVGLEDPHCKLETLRLSGCNLSERSCDALSSVLSSQSSSLRELDLSNNHLQDLGVKLLSAGLESPHCHLETLRLSGCLITEEGCASLASALTSNPSHLRELDLSYNHPGDSGVKLLSAGLEDPQWRLETLRVEPDGVRWLRPGLRKYSCELTIDTNTVNKQLKLSDNNREVTHVVEVQSRPDHPDRFDSCLQLLCRTGLTGRCYWEVEWSGDVDLSVGYRGIRRKGYSYDCVFGLNDQSWSLMFSDEGYSVRHNKTETFITSSSSSSGRVAVYVDCPAGSLSFFRVSSDTLIHLHTFSATFTEPLYPGFGFRSWPGSGASVSLCPLQEGESPPGGEPSSLLTT, encoded by the exons atgaatcaggctgaggacccagaggacggagtccgtccctctgaagctcctctgtgtggggaacatgacagccagaccaaagctcagag gtcacatcagcagagaggaaagtctcctgaacccagatgtttgtccataaAGAGTGATCAGTCAATGGGTCATCCTCTGGTCTTCAAAGATGATCAGTCTATGGGTCATCCTCTGGTCTTCAAAGATGATCAGTCTATGGGTCATCCTCTAGCCTTCAAAGATGGACGGcgttcttatgacacaga agaggaccaggagagctcagatgTTCCCACAGGTCcatctgcccagcagcatcaaacacacatggactccatcttcatg ctgctggagaagaacatcctcacttttgtgaagaacgagctgaagaagatccagaaggttgtgagttcagattacccagaatgcgtagagaaagaggatgaggaggtgctggatgaagagcagaggaggagcagagaggcatttgtgaagatctcagtgcacttcctgaggagaatgaagcaggaagGGCTGGCTGAGcatctgcagagca gacttcttgctgcagtttgtcagcgtaaactcaaatccaacctgaagaagaagttccagtgtgtgtttgaggggatcgctaaagcaggaaacccaatcctccttctgaatgagatctacacggagctctacatcacagagggagggagtgcagaggtcaatcaagaacatgaggtcagacagattgaaacagcatccagaagaccagccagaccagaaacaaccatcagactagaagacctcctcaaagcctcagctggaggagaggaaccaatcagaaccgtgatgactaagggagtggctggcattgggaaaacagtcttaacacagaagttcactctggactgggctgaagacaaagaccaccaggacatacggttcacatttccattcaccttcagagagctgaatgtgctgagagagaagaagttcagttTGGTGAGACTtattcatcacttcttcagtgaaaccagagcagcaggaatctgcaggtttgaagagttccaggttgtgttcatctttgacggtctggatgagtgtcgacttcctttGGACTTCCACAAGAACGAGATCCTGACTGACATCACAGAGttggcctcagtggatgtgctcctcacaaacctcatcagggggaagctgcttccctctgctcgcctctggatcaccacacgacctgcagcatcCAATCAGATCCCTGCTGAGTGTGTTGACATGGTGACAGAGGTAAGAGGGTTCaatgacccccagaaggaggagtacttcatgaaaaggttcagagatgaggagcaggccatcagcatcatctctcatatcaagacctcacgaagcctccacatcatgtgccacatcccagtcttctgctggatcactgctggagttctggAGGAGTTGAAGACCAAAGAtagaggagagctgcccaagaccctgactgagatgtacatccacttcctggtggttcagtccaaagtgaagaaggtcaagtacgatggaggagctgagacggatcctcactggagtccagagagcaggaagatgattgagtctctgggaaaactggcctttgatcagctgcagaaagtcaacctgatcttctatgaatccgacctgacagagtgtggcatcgatatcagagcagcctcggtgtactcaggagtgttcactcagatcttcagagaggagagcggactgtaccaggacaaggtcttctgcttcgtccatctgagtgttcaggagtttctggctgctcttcatgtccatctgacgaccttcagctctggtgtcaatctgctgtcagaagaacaaacaacctccctggaGTCTAAACGCTTTAAAGTCAATCCCGAACCAACgtgtctctaccagagtgctgtggacaaggccttaaagagtcctaatggacacctggacttgttcctccgcttcctcctgggtctttccctggagaccaatcagactctcctacgaggtctgctgacacagacaggaagttactcagagaccaatcaggagacagttgAGTACATCAAAGAGAAGATCAgtaagaatgtgtctccagagaaaagcatcaatctgttccactgtctgaatgaactgaatgatggttctttAGTGGAGGACATCCAATGGTTCCTTAGTTCAGGACGTCTCGCTACAggagaactgtctcctgctcactggtcagctctggtcttcatcttactgtcatcagaagaggatctggaggtgtttgacctgaagaagtactctgcttcagaggaggctcttctgaggctgctgccagcggtcaaagcctccaacaaagttct gctgtcaggctgtctgatcacagaggaaggctgtgcttctctggcctcagctctgacttctgacccctcccatctgagagagctggacctgagctacaatcatccaggagactcaggagtgaagctgctgtctgttggactggaggatcctcactgtaaactggagactctcag gctgagtggctgtaacctctcagagagaagctgtgacgctctgtcctcagttctcagctcacagtcctctagtctgagagagctggatctgagtaacaaccacctgcaggatttaggagtgaagctgctgtctgctggactggagagtccacactgtcacctggagactctcag gctgtcaggctgtctgatcacagaggaaggttgtgcttctctggcctcggcTCTGAcatccaacccctcccatctgagagagctggacctgagctacaatcatccaggagactcgggagtgaagctgctgtctgctggccTGGAGGATCCTCAGTGGAGACTGGAGACCCTCAG ggtggagcctgatggagtccgatggttgagaccaggtctgaggaagt attcctgtgaactcacaatcgacacaaacacagtaaacaaacaactcaaactgtctgacaacaacagggaGGTGACTCATGTGGTGGAGGTCCAGTCAcgtcctgatcatccagacagatttgactcctgtcttcagctgctgtgtagaactggtctgactggtcgctgttactgggaggtcgagtggagcggAGACGTTGATTTATCAGTGGGTTACAGAGGAATCCGGAGGAAAGGATACAGTTATGACTGTGTGTTCGGGttgaatgatcagtcctggagtctgatgttctctgatgaaggttactctgtccgtcacaataagacGGAAAcattcatcacctcctcctcctcctcctctggtagagtagcagtgtatgtggactgtcctgctggctctctgtctttcttcagggtctcctctgacacactgatccacctccacaccttcagcgccacattcactgaacctctttatcctgggtttgggttcAGGTCCTGGCCTGGTTCTGgtgcctcagtgtctctgtgtcctcttcaggagggagagtctcctcctggtggagaaccttcctctctgctcaccacatag
- the LOC120829150 gene encoding NLR family CARD domain-containing protein 3 isoform X7, with the protein MNQAEDPEDGVRPSEAPLCGEHDSQTKAQRSHQQRGKSPEPRCLSIKSDQSMGHPLVFKDDQSMGHPLVFKDDQSMGHPLAFKDGRRSYDTEEDQESSDVPTGPSAQQHQTHMDSIFMLLEKNILTFVKNELKKIQKVVSSDYPECVEKEDEEVLDEEQRRSREAFVKISVHFLRRMKQEGLAEHLQSRLLAAVCQRKLKSNLKKKFQCVFEGIAKAGNPILLLNEIYTELYITEGGSAEVNQEHEVRQIETASRRPARPETTIRLEDLLKASAGGEEPIRTVMTKGVAGIGKTVLTQKFTLDWAEDKDHQDIRFTFPFTFRELNVLREKKFSLVRLIHHFFSETRAAGICRFEEFQVVFIFDGLDECRLPLDFHKNEILTDITELASVDVLLTNLIRGKLLPSARLWITTRPAASNQIPAECVDMVTEVRGFNDPQKEEYFMKRFRDEEQAISIISHIKTSRSLHIMCHIPVFCWITAGVLEELKTKDRGELPKTLTEMYIHFLVVQSKVKKVKYDGGAETDPHWSPESRKMIESLGKLAFDQLQKVNLIFYESDLTECGIDIRAASVYSGVFTQIFREESGLYQDKVFCFVHLSVQEFLAALHVHLTTFSSGVNLLSEEQTTSLESKRFKVNPEPTCLYQSAVDKALKSPNGHLDLFLRFLLGLSLETNQTLLRGLLTQTGSYSETNQETVEYIKEKISKNVSPEKSINLFHCLNELNDGSLVEDIQWFLSSGRLATGELSPAHWSALVFILLSSEEDLEVFDLKKYSASEEALLRLLPAVKASNKVLLSGCNLSERSCDALSSVLSSQSSSLRELDLSNNHLQDLGVKLLSAGLESPHCHLETLRLSGCLITEEGCASLASALTSNPSHLRELDLSYNHPGDSGVKLLSAGLEDPQWRLETLRVEPDGVRWLRPGLRKYSCELTIDTNTVNKQLKLSDNNREVTHVVEVQSRPDHPDRFDSCLQLLCRTGLTGRCYWEVEWSGDVDLSVGYRGIRRKGYSYDCVFGLNDQSWSLMFSDEGYSVRHNKTETFITSSSSSSGRVAVYVDCPAGSLSFFRVSSDTLIHLHTFSATFTEPLYPGFGFRSWPGSGASVSLCPLQEGESPPGGEPSSLLTT; encoded by the exons atgaatcaggctgaggacccagaggacggagtccgtccctctgaagctcctctgtgtggggaacatgacagccagaccaaagctcagag gtcacatcagcagagaggaaagtctcctgaacccagatgtttgtccataaAGAGTGATCAGTCAATGGGTCATCCTCTGGTCTTCAAAGATGATCAGTCTATGGGTCATCCTCTGGTCTTCAAAGATGATCAGTCTATGGGTCATCCTCTAGCCTTCAAAGATGGACGGcgttcttatgacacaga agaggaccaggagagctcagatgTTCCCACAGGTCcatctgcccagcagcatcaaacacacatggactccatcttcatg ctgctggagaagaacatcctcacttttgtgaagaacgagctgaagaagatccagaaggttgtgagttcagattacccagaatgcgtagagaaagaggatgaggaggtgctggatgaagagcagaggaggagcagagaggcatttgtgaagatctcagtgcacttcctgaggagaatgaagcaggaagGGCTGGCTGAGcatctgcagagca gacttcttgctgcagtttgtcagcgtaaactcaaatccaacctgaagaagaagttccagtgtgtgtttgaggggatcgctaaagcaggaaacccaatcctccttctgaatgagatctacacggagctctacatcacagagggagggagtgcagaggtcaatcaagaacatgaggtcagacagattgaaacagcatccagaagaccagccagaccagaaacaaccatcagactagaagacctcctcaaagcctcagctggaggagaggaaccaatcagaaccgtgatgactaagggagtggctggcattgggaaaacagtcttaacacagaagttcactctggactgggctgaagacaaagaccaccaggacatacggttcacatttccattcaccttcagagagctgaatgtgctgagagagaagaagttcagttTGGTGAGACTtattcatcacttcttcagtgaaaccagagcagcaggaatctgcaggtttgaagagttccaggttgtgttcatctttgacggtctggatgagtgtcgacttcctttGGACTTCCACAAGAACGAGATCCTGACTGACATCACAGAGttggcctcagtggatgtgctcctcacaaacctcatcagggggaagctgcttccctctgctcgcctctggatcaccacacgacctgcagcatcCAATCAGATCCCTGCTGAGTGTGTTGACATGGTGACAGAGGTAAGAGGGTTCaatgacccccagaaggaggagtacttcatgaaaaggttcagagatgaggagcaggccatcagcatcatctctcatatcaagacctcacgaagcctccacatcatgtgccacatcccagtcttctgctggatcactgctggagttctggAGGAGTTGAAGACCAAAGAtagaggagagctgcccaagaccctgactgagatgtacatccacttcctggtggttcagtccaaagtgaagaaggtcaagtacgatggaggagctgagacggatcctcactggagtccagagagcaggaagatgattgagtctctgggaaaactggcctttgatcagctgcagaaagtcaacctgatcttctatgaatccgacctgacagagtgtggcatcgatatcagagcagcctcggtgtactcaggagtgttcactcagatcttcagagaggagagcggactgtaccaggacaaggtcttctgcttcgtccatctgagtgttcaggagtttctggctgctcttcatgtccatctgacgaccttcagctctggtgtcaatctgctgtcagaagaacaaacaacctccctggaGTCTAAACGCTTTAAAGTCAATCCCGAACCAACgtgtctctaccagagtgctgtggacaaggccttaaagagtcctaatggacacctggacttgttcctccgcttcctcctgggtctttccctggagaccaatcagactctcctacgaggtctgctgacacagacaggaagttactcagagaccaatcaggagacagttgAGTACATCAAAGAGAAGATCAgtaagaatgtgtctccagagaaaagcatcaatctgttccactgtctgaatgaactgaatgatggttctttAGTGGAGGACATCCAATGGTTCCTTAGTTCAGGACGTCTCGCTACAggagaactgtctcctgctcactggtcagctctggtcttcatcttactgtcatcagaagaggatctggaggtgtttgacctgaagaagtactctgcttcagaggaggctcttctgaggctgctgccagcggtcaaagcctccaacaaagttct gctgagtggctgtaacctctcagagagaagctgtgacgctctgtcctcagttctcagctcacagtcctctagtctgagagagctggatctgagtaacaaccacctgcaggatttaggagtgaagctgctgtctgctggactggagagtccacactgtcacctggagactctcag gctgtcaggctgtctgatcacagaggaaggttgtgcttctctggcctcggcTCTGAcatccaacccctcccatctgagagagctggacctgagctacaatcatccaggagactcgggagtgaagctgctgtctgctggccTGGAGGATCCTCAGTGGAGACTGGAGACCCTCAG ggtggagcctgatggagtccgatggttgagaccaggtctgaggaagt attcctgtgaactcacaatcgacacaaacacagtaaacaaacaactcaaactgtctgacaacaacagggaGGTGACTCATGTGGTGGAGGTCCAGTCAcgtcctgatcatccagacagatttgactcctgtcttcagctgctgtgtagaactggtctgactggtcgctgttactgggaggtcgagtggagcggAGACGTTGATTTATCAGTGGGTTACAGAGGAATCCGGAGGAAAGGATACAGTTATGACTGTGTGTTCGGGttgaatgatcagtcctggagtctgatgttctctgatgaaggttactctgtccgtcacaataagacGGAAAcattcatcacctcctcctcctcctcctctggtagagtagcagtgtatgtggactgtcctgctggctctctgtctttcttcagggtctcctctgacacactgatccacctccacaccttcagcgccacattcactgaacctctttatcctgggtttgggttcAGGTCCTGGCCTGGTTCTGgtgcctcagtgtctctgtgtcctcttcaggagggagagtctcctcctggtggagaaccttcctctctgctcaccacatag